Proteins encoded within one genomic window of Lacipirellulaceae bacterium:
- a CDS encoding GNAT family N-acetyltransferase, with translation MIQLQTELLAGRDALLAATDSWNDLWERSYARQSTVRAEGIAAWLKHFADGREFVGVCVHDEDRLIAALPLVVDRSVGFLRTYKLPVNCWGNAADLLIDRDVDIQSATAALVGAMQSLPSGIFSFEEISLGAPQWREFRQVLQDQRGRSYATALSPVGVIDIRGNWEAYEKSWSGNHRGAVKRKLRKLEKQGELRLERHRTNDEQLQRLLRVAFEIEDRSWKGSEGTSVLKVPGVFDYILDEARAVAQRGSLDVWFLYLNDQPIAFEYCHFARGTCFSHKIGYDPDFSKYGPGRLLRYLQLQEYHDDPDCQLFDMLGTLCHSKAKWATRTYESGRLIGSAGHPLTNAIISGYAWAAPKLRAIRGTTAEEAPKLGAESYLANSEAAEEAAVLEVL, from the coding sequence ATGATTCAACTTCAGACCGAATTACTTGCCGGCCGCGATGCCCTCCTCGCCGCCACAGACTCCTGGAACGACCTCTGGGAACGCAGCTACGCGCGGCAATCCACCGTCCGAGCGGAGGGAATCGCTGCTTGGTTGAAGCATTTCGCGGACGGTCGCGAGTTCGTTGGTGTCTGTGTTCACGACGAGGATCGACTAATTGCAGCTCTGCCTTTGGTTGTTGATCGGAGCGTCGGTTTCCTCCGAACCTACAAACTGCCGGTCAACTGCTGGGGAAACGCGGCTGACCTTCTAATTGATCGCGACGTTGACATTCAAAGTGCCACTGCCGCTTTGGTAGGCGCAATGCAAAGTTTGCCCAGCGGCATATTCTCCTTCGAGGAAATCTCTTTGGGGGCGCCGCAGTGGAGGGAGTTTCGCCAAGTGCTGCAGGATCAAAGAGGACGAAGCTACGCGACGGCGCTCTCGCCCGTCGGTGTCATTGATATTCGCGGCAATTGGGAAGCGTATGAGAAAAGCTGGTCTGGTAACCACCGCGGAGCAGTCAAACGCAAATTAAGAAAGCTCGAAAAGCAAGGCGAGCTCCGACTGGAACGGCATCGCACGAACGACGAGCAGCTCCAGCGCCTCCTAAGAGTCGCTTTTGAGATCGAAGACCGAAGCTGGAAGGGCTCTGAAGGCACTTCAGTACTGAAAGTGCCTGGTGTGTTCGATTACATCCTCGACGAAGCGCGAGCGGTCGCACAAAGAGGCAGCCTCGACGTTTGGTTTCTCTACTTGAACGACCAGCCGATAGCGTTTGAGTATTGCCACTTCGCCAGAGGGACCTGCTTCTCGCACAAGATTGGCTACGACCCCGATTTTTCTAAATACGGTCCGGGGCGTTTGCTTCGCTACCTGCAATTGCAGGAGTACCATGACGATCCTGATTGCCAACTGTTCGACATGCTCGGGACGCTCTGCCACTCGAAAGCGAAATGGGCTACCCGAACCTACGAGAGCGGTCGACTCATTGGCTCTGCCGGGCATCCGCTTACAAATGCGATCATCAGCGGCTACGCCTGGGCCGCGCCAAAGTTGCGAGCGATTCGCGGCACGACTGCAGAAGAGGCTCCTAAGCTTGGAGCTGAGAGCTATCTTGCTAACTCTGAAGCTGCAGAGGAAGCGGCTGTACTGGAAGTCCTTTAG
- a CDS encoding RimK/LysX family protein: MFPSAVQSLYVATRPQLSRAIRFVVFSALIVGISAAPSLAKEGQKPTPKQESQDATKTQQETRREKQVIGAVASVEEKQSDLVFTARVDTGATTSSIHVEDWKIADQAQEMTKNLGKKIRFLIKNEQGKSKWLERKITEISVIKTSEREETRYKVPVTLVCNGVKKRVLVSLNDRSHMKYPMLLGRNYLEGDFLVDVEIDE; the protein is encoded by the coding sequence ATGTTCCCCTCCGCCGTACAATCACTGTACGTGGCTACCCGGCCACAGTTGTCTCGTGCTATTCGTTTCGTAGTGTTTTCCGCGTTGATCGTTGGTATCAGCGCTGCGCCGTCTCTCGCTAAAGAGGGCCAGAAGCCCACACCGAAGCAAGAGAGCCAGGACGCTACGAAGACTCAGCAGGAAACACGACGCGAGAAGCAGGTCATTGGCGCTGTCGCTAGTGTCGAGGAAAAGCAGAGCGACCTGGTTTTCACCGCTCGTGTCGACACGGGCGCGACGACTTCGTCGATTCATGTTGAGGATTGGAAAATCGCGGATCAAGCCCAGGAAATGACGAAAAACCTCGGCAAGAAGATTCGCTTCCTGATTAAAAACGAACAGGGCAAGAGTAAGTGGCTTGAACGCAAGATCACCGAGATTTCCGTCATCAAGACTTCCGAACGGGAAGAAACTCGCTACAAGGTACCCGTCACGCTCGTCTGCAACGGCGTGAAGAAAAGAGTGCTCGTCTCGCTCAACGATCGCTCTCACATGAAGTATCCGATGCTGCTTGGTCGCAACTATCTCGAAGGCGACTTTCTCGTCGATGTCGAAATCGACGAGTAA
- a CDS encoding PQQ-binding-like beta-propeller repeat protein produces the protein MLKLPILTALCFAVSFPAALAEDWQQWRGPNGDNHAAAGATAPVEWSEASGLAWNTPLPGRGHSSPTIVGNRIYLTTAHKAAQTQSLLILDRETGRLLKEQIVHRGGLIEEKNLHPNNTHASPTVASDGQRVFTLFLNQDAAWLTAFDLEGEQLWQERAIGFDPQQYKFGFGSSPVVVGDKVIVTSEYDGNESGIVALNTANGQREWKAKRPQKLSYSSVARAKINGRIQLLISGNYQLASYDPNTGEENWSKSGTTQATCGTMAYDPESQLAFASGGYPEVFTLAVETGGQHNIVWKNQAKSYEQSMLVVDGFLYTITDRGIAYCWGCRSGKQMWKQRLGGGFSSSPLLVDGKIYATSEAGTTFVFAANPERFQALGENQLGDEAFATPTPLDGRLYHRYSKATAGGRQEFLAAIGQ, from the coding sequence ATGTTGAAACTCCCCATTTTGACTGCCCTATGTTTCGCGGTCAGTTTTCCTGCCGCACTCGCCGAGGATTGGCAGCAGTGGCGTGGTCCGAACGGCGACAACCATGCTGCCGCTGGGGCGACCGCTCCTGTCGAGTGGAGTGAAGCCTCCGGCTTGGCCTGGAATACTCCCTTGCCGGGACGTGGTCATTCTTCGCCAACGATCGTCGGGAATCGCATCTATCTGACGACGGCTCATAAGGCCGCCCAGACGCAGTCGCTTTTAATCCTTGATCGAGAGACCGGCAGGTTGCTTAAGGAGCAAATCGTTCATCGAGGCGGACTGATCGAAGAGAAGAATCTTCACCCCAATAACACCCACGCGAGCCCGACGGTGGCTTCCGACGGGCAGCGTGTTTTTACTCTGTTTCTGAATCAAGATGCCGCTTGGTTGACGGCTTTCGATCTTGAGGGTGAGCAGCTTTGGCAAGAACGAGCCATTGGGTTTGATCCTCAGCAGTACAAGTTTGGTTTTGGATCGTCACCGGTGGTTGTTGGAGACAAGGTCATCGTCACCAGCGAGTACGATGGCAATGAGAGCGGAATCGTGGCGCTCAATACAGCTAATGGTCAGCGTGAGTGGAAAGCAAAACGTCCGCAGAAGCTCTCCTACTCTTCGGTGGCGCGAGCCAAGATCAATGGCAGAATTCAACTCCTCATCAGTGGAAACTATCAGCTTGCTAGCTATGACCCAAATACCGGTGAGGAGAATTGGTCGAAGTCGGGGACGACGCAAGCGACTTGTGGAACCATGGCTTACGATCCCGAGAGTCAACTCGCTTTCGCGAGCGGCGGATACCCTGAAGTGTTTACTCTCGCGGTTGAGACGGGCGGGCAGCACAACATTGTTTGGAAGAACCAAGCGAAGAGCTATGAGCAATCGATGCTGGTTGTGGATGGGTTCCTCTACACAATCACGGATCGCGGGATTGCATACTGCTGGGGCTGCCGCTCCGGTAAGCAGATGTGGAAACAGCGTCTAGGCGGCGGTTTCAGTTCTTCGCCGCTTCTTGTGGATGGCAAGATCTATGCGACCAGCGAAGCGGGAACGACGTTCGTGTTTGCAGCCAACCCTGAGCGATTCCAAGCGTTGGGCGAAAACCAACTCGGCGACGAGGCCTTCGCGACACCGACTCCCTTGGATGGTCGGCTCTACCACCGGTATTCAAAGGCGACCGCCGGCGGGCGGCAAGAGTTTTTAGCTGCCATTGGGCAGTAG
- a CDS encoding class I SAM-dependent methyltransferase, whose protein sequence is MLRVPLFFIEWFVYGISYAYLQFHIRSPKPLDEEQAWKNLTDELPRGLKWIRTAWPIRPLRRLLVRAKMKQDHALGIAEHYDVSNEFYELFLDRKYMFYTCADFHSAEETIEEAQQHKADFILNLIAPQPGEQILELGCGWGAMLKRIYEETGDKQGLHGLTLSQEQVKYNESHNGFQVKYDNFVTRDYEQGAYDAIYSIGAWEHVREDEIPMLVKKLYGALKPDGRMVHHFFCRTQEHLIAGAAASQIYFPGSMGASFRHHRDAFEAAGFRISHCSVHDYRPTLRAWFERLVENREAALKLVDVKTYNRYITFFAASWRYFEDASGILTRWVLVKK, encoded by the coding sequence ATGTTGCGCGTGCCGTTGTTTTTCATCGAATGGTTTGTCTACGGTATTTCTTACGCCTACCTGCAGTTCCACATTCGTTCCCCCAAGCCTTTGGATGAAGAGCAAGCTTGGAAGAATCTGACCGACGAGCTGCCTCGCGGACTCAAATGGATTCGGACGGCGTGGCCGATTCGACCGCTCAGGCGGCTACTCGTCCGCGCGAAAATGAAGCAGGATCACGCGCTGGGCATCGCTGAGCATTACGATGTTTCTAACGAGTTCTACGAGCTATTCTTGGACAGAAAGTACATGTTTTACACGTGTGCGGACTTCCATAGCGCTGAGGAGACCATCGAAGAAGCTCAGCAGCACAAAGCCGACTTTATCCTGAACTTGATTGCTCCCCAGCCGGGTGAGCAGATCTTGGAGCTTGGCTGTGGCTGGGGTGCAATGCTCAAGCGGATTTACGAGGAGACCGGGGACAAGCAAGGTTTGCACGGTTTGACACTATCGCAGGAACAAGTGAAGTACAACGAAAGCCATAACGGTTTCCAAGTGAAGTACGACAACTTTGTGACGCGAGACTATGAGCAAGGGGCGTATGACGCCATCTATTCGATTGGCGCGTGGGAGCACGTCCGCGAAGATGAGATTCCCATGCTTGTAAAGAAATTGTATGGGGCACTGAAACCTGATGGACGGATGGTGCATCACTTCTTTTGCCGAACTCAGGAGCATCTGATTGCCGGGGCAGCAGCGTCGCAGATTTACTTTCCCGGTTCGATGGGGGCTTCGTTTCGTCATCACCGCGATGCTTTTGAGGCAGCCGGCTTTAGAATCTCGCATTGTTCGGTGCATGATTATCGCCCGACGCTACGGGCCTGGTTCGAGCGGCTTGTCGAAAATCGAGAAGCCGCATTGAAGCTCGTCGACGTGAAAACCTATAACCGCTACATCACGTTCTTTGCCGCTTCATGGCGCTATTTTGAGGATGCCTCGGGGATTCTTACGCGATGGGTTCTAGTCAAGAAATGA
- a CDS encoding DUF2237 domain-containing protein, with amino-acid sequence MSTPKNVLGEDLQPCCTDPMTGFYRDGTCRTGPGDMGVHTVCAEMNAAFLDFSKSRGNDLSTPQPQYQFPGLEPGDRWCLCAQRWQEAFEAGMAPAVILASTHMSTLEFVDLDDLKEHALDAESHF; translated from the coding sequence ATGAGCACCCCGAAGAATGTTCTCGGCGAGGACCTTCAACCTTGCTGCACTGACCCCATGACGGGCTTCTATCGTGATGGCACTTGTCGCACCGGGCCAGGCGATATGGGAGTGCACACCGTCTGTGCGGAAATGAACGCCGCCTTCCTCGATTTCTCCAAGTCACGCGGCAACGATTTGTCGACGCCACAGCCCCAGTACCAATTCCCCGGCTTAGAGCCCGGCGACCGTTGGTGCCTCTGCGCACAACGCTGGCAAGAAGCGTTCGAAGCGGGAATGGCACCAGCAGTCATCTTGGCCTCAACGCACATGTCGACACTTGAGTTCGTCGATCTCGACGACCTCAAAGAGCACGCCCTCGACGCAGAATCGCATTTCTGA
- a CDS encoding zinc-dependent alcohol dehydrogenase family protein — protein sequence MQALSYNQFRGPLEIGDFPDPTPPADGVVIEVRATGVCRSDWHGWLGHDPDIKTLPHVPGHEFAGVVAEVGSEVKNWQAGDRVTMPFVAGCGRCPECESGNSQVCDNQFQPGFTAWGSFAEYVAVPYADENLVRLPDDLDFTKAASLGCRVGTAYRAVALQGQLQLGQWVAIHGCGGLGLAAVAIASAFGARVIGIDIRKDALQLARLLGAEETLNATEIENIPATIRSKTQRGAHLSVDALGSQVTCENSIRCLRKRGRHVQVGLLTGDDASPRVPLELALSHELEIVGSHGLQASYYPQLLDMVSSGRLDLSPLIERLISLSEAPEALRGMGNFSHSGMQIIDRIS from the coding sequence GTGCAAGCTCTCTCATACAACCAATTCCGCGGCCCGCTCGAAATCGGCGACTTTCCCGATCCCACGCCGCCTGCTGACGGTGTCGTCATCGAAGTTCGGGCCACGGGCGTTTGCCGTAGTGACTGGCACGGTTGGCTGGGTCACGACCCCGACATCAAAACGCTACCGCACGTACCCGGACATGAGTTCGCCGGCGTGGTTGCTGAAGTTGGTAGCGAAGTTAAAAATTGGCAAGCGGGCGATCGTGTCACGATGCCTTTCGTCGCGGGTTGCGGACGCTGCCCCGAGTGCGAATCGGGCAACAGCCAAGTTTGCGACAACCAGTTCCAACCCGGATTTACCGCCTGGGGTTCATTCGCCGAGTATGTAGCCGTTCCCTACGCCGATGAGAACCTCGTCCGTCTCCCCGACGACCTCGACTTCACCAAGGCAGCCAGTTTGGGATGCCGTGTCGGAACCGCGTACCGTGCGGTGGCTCTCCAAGGGCAACTACAGCTCGGTCAGTGGGTAGCCATTCACGGTTGCGGCGGACTGGGGCTTGCTGCCGTAGCAATTGCGTCAGCGTTCGGTGCAAGAGTCATTGGTATCGATATCCGAAAGGACGCGCTACAACTGGCCAGATTGCTCGGGGCCGAGGAAACACTCAACGCGACCGAAATCGAGAATATCCCTGCGACGATCCGTTCAAAAACCCAAAGGGGTGCCCACCTTTCGGTAGACGCCCTTGGCTCACAAGTTACCTGCGAGAACTCGATTCGCTGCCTTCGCAAACGCGGAAGGCACGTACAAGTCGGCCTGCTCACCGGAGACGATGCCTCGCCGCGGGTTCCCTTAGAACTTGCCCTTTCTCACGAACTCGAAATCGTGGGTAGTCACGGGCTGCAAGCCAGTTACTATCCCCAACTCCTGGACATGGTTTCCTCGGGACGGCTGGATCTGTCCCCGCTGATAGAGCGGCTGATATCCCTTTCCGAAGCGCCTGAAGCACTTCGTGGCATGGGCAACTTTTCGCATAGCGGAATGCAGATTATCGATCGAATCTCTTGA
- a CDS encoding GIY-YIG nuclease family protein, producing the protein MSKIIKLYCPKCGSAAQGQAEQFADAIACPSCEQKVVFVDYAHEAIAAPPKPKGKPTPTWADRLLQVLIGCGVALIGITLLGLLNGNVSNSTWGSIGAVVAAGAALFQIARLKRDKLHADEARKRTERALVLSNAQITTAANINQGFKKNFDQLVKDEAAKLNVQNAKIVERIDEAKKDAEGRIRKADEQDLRLKRLGNRFLEDRFEAILLDVTATNLEGSKQRLKEAIDFCRRNDCHILNRREEELNRELVQRYHEEVRRKRNRMQRHAVAKQIQEERRRQEELEAELSRIESEKSAIRDKLASASETSVGDDTVLEKLKKQLADLEAEASHTSDLWRDREKGHIYVASNIGTFGEGIFKINMTSRSDPHGVIEELSKQATPFPFELHMLVSSERAAELLGLIHEALHSTRVNRVDFTKDFFRVNRDDIWRVVVANHGVIEYEDLPSPAQYQESAAMSEGEFERVSKAVLD; encoded by the coding sequence ATGTCGAAGATCATCAAACTGTATTGCCCCAAGTGTGGCTCCGCCGCCCAAGGGCAGGCAGAGCAGTTCGCCGATGCTATTGCTTGTCCCAGTTGCGAGCAGAAAGTTGTTTTCGTCGACTACGCTCATGAGGCGATTGCCGCCCCTCCCAAACCGAAAGGTAAGCCAACCCCTACCTGGGCAGACCGTCTTCTTCAGGTCTTGATTGGCTGTGGTGTTGCGCTTATCGGCATCACTTTGCTCGGTTTGCTCAACGGCAATGTGAGCAATTCGACCTGGGGCTCGATTGGAGCAGTCGTCGCGGCAGGTGCGGCTTTGTTTCAGATCGCACGGCTTAAACGCGATAAGTTACACGCGGACGAGGCTCGCAAGCGGACCGAGCGCGCACTGGTGCTCAGCAATGCTCAGATCACCACGGCAGCAAACATCAACCAAGGCTTTAAGAAAAACTTCGATCAGCTTGTCAAAGACGAAGCCGCTAAACTCAACGTGCAAAATGCGAAAATCGTCGAACGCATTGACGAGGCCAAGAAGGATGCTGAGGGGAGAATCCGCAAAGCCGATGAGCAAGATCTTCGCCTCAAGCGACTTGGGAATCGATTCCTCGAAGATCGATTTGAGGCGATCCTCCTGGATGTCACGGCGACCAACCTTGAGGGTTCAAAGCAGCGTCTAAAAGAGGCGATCGACTTCTGCCGACGGAATGACTGCCACATCCTCAATCGTCGAGAGGAAGAGCTCAATCGCGAGCTCGTGCAGCGTTACCACGAGGAGGTCCGTCGTAAGCGAAACAGGATGCAGCGACATGCAGTCGCGAAGCAGATTCAGGAAGAGAGGCGTCGGCAAGAAGAGTTGGAAGCTGAGCTTTCCCGAATTGAATCAGAAAAGTCAGCGATCCGCGACAAGCTAGCGAGCGCTAGTGAAACGTCGGTTGGTGACGATACGGTTCTTGAAAAGCTCAAGAAGCAACTTGCCGACCTTGAGGCTGAGGCCTCACATACGTCGGATCTTTGGAGAGATCGAGAAAAGGGCCATATTTACGTCGCCTCGAATATTGGCACCTTTGGGGAAGGCATCTTCAAGATCAATATGACAAGCCGCAGCGACCCACACGGAGTGATTGAAGAACTCTCTAAACAAGCGACGCCCTTTCCATTTGAATTGCATATGCTTGTTTCCAGCGAACGCGCCGCGGAACTCTTGGGACTTATTCACGAGGCCTTGCATAGCACTCGGGTCAATCGCGTTGACTTCACAAAGGATTTTTTCCGAGTTAATCGCGATGATATTTGGCGTGTCGTGGTCGCCAATCACGGCGTGATTGAGTACGAAGACTTGCCCTCTCCTGCGCAGTATCAGGAAAGCGCGGCAATGAGTGAAGGGGAATTTGAAAGAGTCTCGAAAGCGGTGCTAGATTAG